From the genome of Candidatus Hadarchaeales archaeon, one region includes:
- a CDS encoding amylo-alpha-1,6-glucosidase, translating to MKHLLPARDNTNIRMRLAILLVILVLLGAVALLPRPSKSQTQVPLYIAFAVHFHQPIYHPGMQIGWDYFNSPTSPGSSMTVKDVFEECGFCYLRPATLVNTYPEAKITVHFTGSLLWQLDFLAKENFVSKDTSLAGIWDEYRRAIQTGRLELVIDGFYHPIFPLIEREDAQIHFQKMLAWCKKYFGVTPKGFFPPELAFSENIIPWLKSFGIEWVFFDSFHIIGSDNTKWSRTYCELAFRPHLAEYAGVFIIVIPREHWLGQNQQDGFDPAYLIDQLRIIQQWNNDPSKPFLVVILSDGENGWMRQAGAGYYDWFWPGFLERIKNEGWIRLTTISEYLREVYRPTDVIKIKTGSWGVGGARLDLSTWAGSQLDREMWQRVAEVRQQLKQIDSQIYGSLAESYMKRAWGYFAMAETSCYWFWDSQDWAQKCYTALNLALQAAENAVKSVGMSGEVPSELGIFENFPMWLNSSIEFGEPEFSITGNSEWSLACTFTNKKDSFLWISTTGEPISQFSGFTVKNKRVVESWATEIGGQRITPAPSTFTYLPYKLLRSAGGWTEEIFLPDNLNVFFVRYAGDSQSTIRFTPFLDISYSDEEYFENGVLVLHSRASDRENVAYVAITCREGATYQSGGGSATHEYPFDEMRIENKQRIFWNVYRSGTLVVENARDVLFAIAVGKTSQEAISLARSAINSYSDLLDTKRSRILSLIQSCEIQTSDPSLTKALKLAVASVDSLIVNEEFGKVIWAGLPWFNQGWGRDTFISLSGSALVTGRLQEAKEIILSFAGFQRESDGRIPNRIGDWRAYTTSDATLWFIIRCYEYYLYSGDSGFLSDIFPVIERAIERTWAVYGDPTDGFVRSDNLETWMDTSRDPRIGKPVEIQALWIKALDDAAKIAGILGQNQKSAKWWEIAENARKNFEAKFWNQSTGYLNDYITPAGQAVARIRPNALIAISVAENLLPSEKIEQAIKTAISSGLIAAHGVRSLNPADPLYVGIDDQTWDPPAYHNGDVWPWLSGPAIEVMAESNKLGEASHLFHLFKKQLLQQANVGAIHEISDGDRDKPKGCWTQAWSIAEFLRTYYQVFLGVKPFENYTVISPKPLENTNLLSGRTIVRGKPLKVSYSWNENMQKVDISAQNEQILLELTLPAGLPAVTVEIDGENDIVHVDGEKLRLNLKDVNTKTVIVYYTVALPVADFRLEIIPSQIQARAGENQTVELRIENLGVYENLVELKISGPSGFLLSVYPENGYPPFTASLFISVGRETSDGDYEITVTAKSGSLEKRKTLTVKVRTPLPPVGLKIKNTSYVLFGNFVRVSCQTEGTIESVFVVWWTNKGSSGETQMQIDPTTGWWIAELGPFADVKLTFMIKAIGGGETVWDRGENNLGYSVEIFEEKPKLDYTFIGVSIGIAVVAGIILKILLSLR from the coding sequence ATGAAACATTTATTACCAGCAAGAGATAATACAAACATTCGAATGCGACTTGCGATACTGTTGGTTATACTTGTCCTTTTGGGTGCTGTCGCACTACTCCCAAGACCATCAAAAAGCCAGACACAAGTCCCCCTTTACATCGCATTCGCTGTTCATTTTCACCAACCGATCTACCATCCTGGAATGCAGATCGGCTGGGATTATTTCAACAGTCCAACGAGTCCTGGTTCAAGCATGACTGTTAAAGATGTCTTCGAAGAGTGTGGCTTCTGCTATCTTAGGCCAGCGACGCTCGTAAACACCTATCCGGAAGCAAAGATAACTGTCCACTTTACGGGTTCGCTTCTGTGGCAACTCGATTTTCTGGCAAAAGAGAATTTCGTTTCAAAAGACACAAGTCTGGCGGGTATCTGGGACGAGTACAGACGGGCGATTCAAACAGGTAGATTGGAACTCGTGATCGATGGTTTCTATCACCCAATATTCCCGCTAATCGAAAGAGAGGATGCACAAATCCACTTCCAGAAGATGCTGGCGTGGTGTAAGAAATATTTTGGAGTTACTCCGAAGGGATTCTTTCCACCCGAACTCGCCTTCAGCGAAAATATAATCCCATGGTTGAAAAGTTTTGGAATAGAGTGGGTCTTTTTCGACAGCTTTCACATCATTGGATCGGATAACACCAAATGGTCCAGAACATACTGTGAGCTGGCTTTCAGGCCGCACCTAGCCGAATATGCTGGAGTTTTTATAATCGTCATTCCAAGGGAGCACTGGCTCGGTCAGAACCAGCAGGATGGCTTCGATCCGGCTTACCTGATTGATCAACTCAGAATAATTCAGCAGTGGAACAACGATCCGAGCAAACCTTTCCTCGTAGTCATACTAAGCGATGGTGAAAACGGATGGATGCGACAGGCAGGAGCCGGATATTACGACTGGTTCTGGCCAGGATTTCTTGAGCGAATCAAAAATGAAGGTTGGATAAGGTTAACCACTATCAGCGAGTATCTGCGTGAAGTCTACCGCCCGACCGACGTGATAAAGATAAAAACCGGCTCCTGGGGAGTAGGCGGAGCAAGATTAGACCTCTCGACTTGGGCCGGTAGCCAGCTAGACAGAGAGATGTGGCAAAGAGTTGCGGAGGTTAGACAACAACTCAAACAAATCGATTCTCAAATTTACGGATCACTGGCAGAGAGCTACATGAAAAGGGCTTGGGGATATTTTGCGATGGCAGAAACAAGTTGCTACTGGTTCTGGGATTCTCAGGATTGGGCACAGAAGTGCTACACAGCCCTGAATCTTGCGCTCCAAGCTGCCGAAAACGCGGTAAAATCTGTGGGGATGTCCGGAGAAGTTCCAAGCGAACTGGGAATCTTTGAGAATTTTCCGATGTGGCTCAACTCATCAATAGAATTCGGTGAACCCGAATTTTCAATCACCGGTAACTCGGAATGGTCTTTGGCTTGCACTTTCACAAACAAGAAAGACTCTTTTCTCTGGATTTCAACTACTGGTGAGCCAATTTCGCAGTTTTCCGGTTTTACTGTGAAGAATAAACGAGTCGTTGAAAGCTGGGCAACCGAAATCGGCGGGCAAAGAATTACGCCCGCCCCATCAACTTTTACATATCTGCCTTACAAACTGCTCAGATCCGCCGGTGGCTGGACCGAAGAAATTTTCCTTCCAGATAACCTAAACGTTTTCTTCGTAAGATACGCAGGAGATTCACAGTCTACCATCAGATTCACACCATTTCTGGATATCTCATATAGCGACGAGGAATACTTCGAGAATGGTGTGCTTGTACTTCATTCTAGGGCGTCCGACAGAGAGAATGTGGCATATGTGGCAATCACCTGTCGAGAAGGAGCCACCTATCAGTCGGGAGGGGGAAGCGCCACGCACGAATATCCTTTCGATGAAATGAGAATAGAAAACAAACAACGGATTTTTTGGAACGTTTATAGAAGTGGAACTCTTGTCGTTGAAAATGCTCGGGATGTCCTATTTGCCATTGCTGTTGGTAAAACCTCTCAGGAAGCCATATCTTTAGCGAGATCGGCGATCAATAGCTATTCCGACCTGCTGGACACAAAGAGATCCAGAATTCTTTCGCTCATACAGTCATGCGAGATTCAGACCTCGGATCCTTCATTAACAAAAGCTCTAAAGCTTGCTGTAGCCTCCGTTGACAGTTTGATCGTGAATGAAGAATTTGGAAAAGTGATATGGGCTGGTCTTCCTTGGTTCAATCAGGGGTGGGGAAGAGACACTTTCATAAGTCTGAGCGGGTCTGCACTCGTTACTGGTAGACTTCAAGAAGCAAAAGAGATAATCCTAAGCTTCGCAGGATTTCAGAGGGAAAGCGACGGTCGCATTCCGAACAGGATTGGTGACTGGCGCGCCTATACGACCTCCGACGCCACCTTGTGGTTCATCATCAGATGCTATGAGTATTATCTGTACAGTGGAGATAGTGGATTTCTCTCCGACATCTTCCCGGTGATCGAAAGAGCGATCGAGAGAACTTGGGCGGTCTACGGTGATCCAACAGACGGCTTCGTCAGAAGTGACAATTTGGAAACTTGGATGGACACTTCGAGAGATCCTAGGATAGGAAAACCCGTAGAGATACAGGCTTTGTGGATAAAGGCTCTGGATGATGCGGCAAAAATTGCTGGAATTTTGGGACAAAATCAAAAGAGTGCGAAGTGGTGGGAGATAGCCGAAAATGCGCGTAAGAACTTTGAAGCTAAATTCTGGAACCAATCGACAGGATACCTCAACGATTATATTACACCCGCAGGGCAGGCAGTGGCTAGAATCCGACCGAACGCTCTAATAGCTATCTCCGTAGCCGAGAATTTGCTTCCCTCAGAGAAAATAGAGCAAGCCATTAAAACTGCGATCTCAAGCGGACTGATAGCGGCGCATGGTGTAAGATCGCTAAATCCGGCGGATCCGCTTTACGTTGGAATTGACGATCAAACGTGGGATCCACCCGCATATCACAACGGAGATGTCTGGCCGTGGTTATCTGGTCCTGCGATAGAAGTCATGGCAGAATCGAATAAGCTTGGGGAAGCTTCACATCTCTTTCATTTATTCAAAAAGCAACTACTCCAGCAAGCAAACGTTGGGGCCATTCACGAGATTAGCGATGGTGATAGAGATAAGCCAAAAGGTTGCTGGACGCAGGCTTGGTCGATTGCAGAATTTTTGAGAACGTATTATCAAGTGTTCCTCGGGGTAAAGCCGTTCGAGAACTATACAGTTATATCTCCTAAACCTCTTGAGAACACGAATCTCCTTTCTGGCAGAACTATTGTGAGAGGGAAGCCGCTGAAGGTCAGTTACTCTTGGAATGAAAATATGCAAAAGGTCGATATCTCTGCGCAAAATGAACAGATTCTGCTTGAGCTGACCCTACCGGCTGGACTTCCTGCTGTAACAGTGGAAATAGATGGCGAAAACGACATAGTGCACGTCGACGGAGAAAAACTTAGGTTAAATCTGAAAGATGTTAATACAAAAACAGTCATTGTATACTATACGGTCGCGCTGCCCGTGGCAGACTTCCGACTTGAAATCATACCATCTCAGATTCAGGCGAGAGCAGGTGAAAATCAAACTGTGGAGTTAAGAATCGAAAATTTGGGGGTGTATGAAAATCTGGTGGAACTCAAAATTTCCGGTCCGTCAGGTTTTCTGCTCTCGGTCTATCCTGAAAATGGCTATCCGCCATTCACGGCAAGCCTGTTCATATCGGTTGGAAGGGAAACCTCAGACGGAGATTATGAGATAACAGTCACGGCTAAGTCTGGATCTTTAGAAAAGAGGAAAACTCTGACTGTAAAAGTTAGAACTCCTTTGCCTCCTGTCGGTCTAAAAATAAAAAACACGAGCTATGTTCTTTTTGGTAATTTCGTGCGAGTTTCATGCCAGACCGAAGGGACAATTGAAAGCGTTTTTGTCGTTTGGTGGACCAACAAAGGTAGTAGCGGAGAAACGCAGATGCAAATCGATCCAACCACCGGGTGGTGGATCGCAGAATTGGGACCATTCGCGGATGTAAAACTCACATTCATGATTAAAGCCATTGGCGGAGGTGAAACCGTCTGGGATCGAGGAGAGAACAATTTGGGATATTCGGTCGAAATATTCGAAGAAAAACCCAAGCTCGACTACACATTCATAGGAGTAAGTATCGGAATCGCAGTGGTGGCTGGCATAATCTTAAAGATCCTTCTCAGTCTCAGATAA
- the ugpC gene encoding sn-glycerol-3-phosphate ABC transporter ATP-binding protein UgpC has product MASVTLENVTKKFGQVTAVDNVSLEVKDGELVVLVGPSGCGKSTLIRMIAGLETPDEGNIYLDDLLVNDLPPKDRNVAMVFQDYALYPHMTVFENMAFALENFGYDEREIRKRVKEAAHLLGIENLLDRKPAQLSGGQRQRVALGRAIVREPKVFLWDEPLSNIDAKLRVEMRAELRKLQRRLKVTTIHVTHDQVEAMTMADRVAVMKDGRIRQFDSPEKVYSKPADEFVASFIGSPPMNFFDCVLTRKRGKLVIEAEEFVLDVPRELKDILKGLVGKELRFGIRPEDICFSTKKGGIKAKVDVVEPLGAEVLVHLLIGKSPAMMRTDPKSAPKPGEMVLLEFPSEKWHIFDRKTTKAII; this is encoded by the coding sequence TTGGCAAGCGTTACCCTGGAAAACGTCACCAAAAAATTTGGTCAAGTAACTGCAGTTGATAACGTTTCTTTAGAGGTTAAGGATGGGGAACTCGTTGTTCTTGTTGGGCCGAGTGGATGTGGAAAATCAACCTTGATCAGAATGATAGCAGGGCTTGAGACACCGGACGAAGGAAACATCTATTTAGATGATTTGCTTGTAAACGACTTGCCTCCCAAAGACCGGAACGTTGCAATGGTTTTTCAAGATTACGCTCTCTATCCACACATGACAGTTTTTGAGAATATGGCATTCGCTTTAGAGAATTTTGGATATGATGAGAGAGAAATTCGAAAGAGAGTCAAAGAGGCGGCCCATCTACTGGGAATCGAGAATCTTCTAGACAGGAAACCGGCGCAGTTATCTGGAGGTCAAAGGCAAAGAGTTGCACTTGGAAGAGCCATCGTTCGTGAACCGAAAGTTTTCCTGTGGGATGAGCCGCTCAGCAATATTGACGCAAAACTGAGAGTCGAAATGAGGGCAGAACTGAGAAAGCTTCAGCGCAGGCTCAAGGTGACGACCATTCATGTTACGCACGATCAAGTCGAAGCAATGACAATGGCCGATAGGGTTGCCGTAATGAAGGACGGGAGGATAAGACAATTCGATTCACCGGAAAAAGTTTACAGCAAGCCTGCGGATGAATTCGTCGCGAGTTTCATAGGAAGCCCACCAATGAACTTCTTTGACTGTGTTTTGACGAGAAAGCGAGGAAAGCTCGTTATAGAGGCTGAAGAGTTTGTGTTGGATGTCCCAAGAGAACTGAAAGATATCCTCAAGGGTTTGGTTGGCAAGGAACTGAGATTTGGAATAAGACCCGAGGACATATGCTTTTCGACGAAGAAAGGCGGAATAAAAGCAAAGGTGGATGTTGTTGAGCCATTGGGAGCAGAAGTTCTTGTTCATCTTCTAATCGGCAAATCTCCAGCCATGATGCGGACGGATCCGAAGAGTGCACCGAAACCTGGTGAAATGGTTTTACTCGAGTTCCCATCGGAGAAGTGGCACATCTTTGATAGAAAGACGACAAAGGCGATTATCTGA
- a CDS encoding sugar ABC transporter permease, with amino-acid sequence MKIGEKSAYLFILPAVIGMSFAILAISTYNIYISLTNWGPGHDPHYEFVGLQNYAEIVKGGYTRYFLGVFSWNLLFAALSVGIAFSIGLVLAIILNNPKLKGRAIYRTLLIIPWALPSTITIMAWRGLLGTSWSLYLKGGFQSVWGARMIILLVNVWTAFPFMMCACLGGLQSIPPSVYEAAAIDGASKIRKFWKITLPLLKSVIVPILIFTFAFHFNNFTVVWMLSEGGPPTGVTNAPGGSDIMITYFYRLAFGEGHFYAIAAAFSVILFFILAGLTFINLKITGATKEVVR; translated from the coding sequence ATGAAAATCGGAGAAAAAAGCGCATATCTTTTTATCCTCCCTGCGGTCATAGGGATGAGCTTTGCGATCCTTGCCATCAGCACATACAACATTTATATCTCCCTCACAAACTGGGGTCCTGGTCATGATCCGCATTACGAATTTGTCGGACTTCAGAACTACGCTGAGATCGTCAAAGGAGGCTACACCAGATATTTCTTAGGTGTCTTCAGTTGGAACCTCTTGTTCGCTGCTCTTTCAGTTGGAATCGCATTCTCAATCGGACTTGTCCTCGCAATAATCCTGAACAATCCTAAGCTCAAGGGTAGGGCAATCTACAGGACTCTTCTGATAATCCCCTGGGCCCTTCCATCCACGATAACGATAATGGCTTGGAGAGGTTTGTTAGGAACAAGTTGGTCCCTTTACCTTAAGGGAGGATTTCAAAGCGTCTGGGGAGCAAGGATGATAATACTTCTTGTGAATGTTTGGACCGCCTTTCCATTCATGATGTGTGCTTGCCTCGGAGGCCTCCAAAGCATTCCACCGAGTGTCTATGAAGCCGCAGCAATTGACGGTGCAAGTAAGATCCGTAAATTTTGGAAAATTACCCTTCCGCTTCTAAAGTCTGTGATAGTCCCAATTCTTATATTCACATTCGCATTCCATTTCAACAATTTTACGGTCGTGTGGATGCTTTCGGAGGGAGGACCGCCGACGGGAGTTACAAATGCCCCGGGAGGTAGTGACATAATGATAACATACTTCTACAGGCTCGCCTTTGGTGAAGGACACTTCTATGCTATAGCCGCGGCTTTCTCTGTCATTCTCTTCTTCATCCTAGCCGGCCTGACCTTCATAAACCTCAAGATTACTGGAGCCACAAAAGAGGTGGTCAGATGA
- a CDS encoding glucodextranase DOMON-like domain-containing protein gives MKREICILIVGFLMLSLIILPRPSKAQAVNVLFEMEDPEDDDHGIDDFMYPEDPKFAPGVFDLTYFAVKDDGTNIIFELTFKNLGGNPDGAPHGFSIQLIEIYVNDGTGTATSVIPVSDTETEDSAKVVIQNGWKWAVRANGWPRNYGGRYNTHGRWQTGEVFDVFVTANQATGKVQISVPKSVVGSPSESAPWYCTVLVGSDNLGAWRKVAMVEKSLIFIRWLPDPDAARATWQSRVMAAKVEPRPMDILVPEGMTQKSVLLGFNENTGTYARVPAVGPIPGRPYFTIAVTPSSRIIQVGKSAQVSVNVKRFLGYSQTVSLEATGLPSGVSVNFSPTSGTPPFTSTLTISVAKETTSGIYEITVRASDGTISHTAPLKIWVAERVVEITDPVGDDYGPGTYRYPESAYFQGKTGLFDITKFMFFEDAQNYYFAVEFAADRLGGNVWSGEAGFSYQLVEVWVDCKPGGETIPFSREGPRIKIEEAHAWDFGIQITGFYKPHKARRNWVVFAGQYDVITGVLTVSCDLASRTVLASLPKSIVRQYLGDLPTDYKWHAVIISGSQDGFSEYWSWRLALPENEATPAEREWKILGADSAAYAVGVSPNVLDIIVPPGRDQRTVLSGFNTNAFGVEGYTVVPAVPLVAEVEAPVEKPTEIPVLPIIGVIVIVIIVAAVALMKRK, from the coding sequence ATGAAGAGAGAAATATGTATATTGATTGTGGGCTTTCTGATGCTCTCGCTCATAATTCTACCGAGACCGTCGAAAGCTCAAGCTGTAAACGTCCTGTTTGAGATGGAGGATCCGGAGGATGATGACCACGGAATTGACGACTTCATGTATCCGGAGGACCCCAAGTTTGCTCCTGGAGTTTTCGATCTGACTTACTTTGCGGTCAAGGATGATGGAACAAACATAATCTTCGAACTCACATTCAAAAATCTCGGCGGGAACCCAGATGGTGCTCCACATGGATTCTCCATTCAACTCATAGAGATTTACGTAAACGATGGAACAGGGACTGCCACGTCGGTCATCCCCGTCTCGGACACGGAAACAGAGGATTCGGCGAAGGTCGTAATTCAGAATGGCTGGAAGTGGGCGGTGAGAGCGAACGGCTGGCCGAGAAATTACGGCGGAAGATACAACACACATGGAAGATGGCAAACGGGAGAAGTTTTCGATGTCTTCGTAACAGCTAACCAAGCAACTGGGAAAGTTCAAATAAGCGTGCCAAAATCCGTCGTTGGATCCCCAAGTGAATCAGCTCCTTGGTATTGCACAGTACTCGTCGGCTCTGACAACCTTGGAGCGTGGAGAAAGGTAGCCATGGTTGAAAAATCTCTCATCTTCATTCGCTGGTTACCCGATCCAGATGCTGCCAGAGCAACTTGGCAATCAAGGGTAATGGCTGCAAAAGTCGAACCGAGACCGATGGACATACTTGTTCCTGAAGGTATGACTCAGAAGAGTGTTCTCCTCGGATTCAATGAAAACACTGGGACCTATGCTAGGGTTCCAGCCGTGGGACCAATTCCGGGAAGACCATATTTCACAATCGCGGTAACACCTAGCAGCAGGATTATTCAGGTCGGAAAGTCTGCACAGGTTTCTGTTAATGTTAAAAGATTCCTCGGATATTCACAGACGGTTTCGCTTGAAGCAACAGGATTGCCCAGTGGGGTTAGTGTAAACTTCAGTCCAACCAGTGGGACCCCACCGTTTACCTCAACTTTGACGATCTCAGTTGCAAAAGAAACCACCTCGGGCATCTATGAAATCACCGTTAGAGCAAGCGACGGCACAATTTCGCACACTGCTCCGCTCAAGATATGGGTTGCAGAAAGAGTTGTTGAAATTACCGACCCAGTGGGTGATGATTACGGACCTGGCACCTACAGATATCCGGAAAGCGCATATTTCCAAGGCAAGACGGGTCTGTTTGATATCACAAAATTCATGTTTTTCGAGGATGCGCAGAACTATTATTTCGCCGTGGAGTTCGCCGCCGACAGGCTTGGAGGAAACGTGTGGAGCGGAGAAGCTGGTTTCTCCTATCAACTCGTGGAAGTCTGGGTGGATTGTAAGCCTGGAGGAGAGACCATACCATTTAGCAGGGAGGGGCCGAGAATTAAAATAGAAGAAGCCCACGCTTGGGATTTCGGAATTCAAATAACCGGATTCTACAAGCCACATAAGGCTAGAAGGAATTGGGTGGTCTTCGCAGGACAATATGATGTCATAACTGGAGTTCTTACCGTCTCCTGCGACTTGGCTTCGAGAACGGTCTTGGCTTCCTTGCCAAAAAGTATTGTCAGACAATACCTAGGTGATCTTCCAACTGATTACAAATGGCACGCGGTAATCATTTCTGGCTCACAGGATGGCTTCAGCGAATATTGGAGCTGGAGATTGGCGCTTCCAGAAAACGAAGCAACTCCAGCGGAGAGAGAGTGGAAGATTTTGGGCGCTGACTCGGCCGCATATGCCGTCGGTGTCTCACCGAACGTTCTAGACATAATTGTGCCACCTGGTCGTGATCAAAGAACCGTGCTCTCGGGATTCAACACGAACGCCTTTGGCGTTGAGGGATACACGGTCGTGCCTGCGGTTCCGCTCGTGGCGGAGGTCGAAGCGCCCGTAGAAAAACCCACCGAGATTCCAGTTCTTCCGATCATCGGTGTGATTGTGATTGTGATAATCGTTGCCGCCGTTGCACTGATGAAAAGGAAATGA
- a CDS encoding ABC transporter permease subunit produces the protein MKKEKLEILLSHFMLIIVVLAVLFPVFFIFTASLRSTFIPPSLMPESITFQNFVKLFREQHFILWAVNTAIICLGTIILTFVMICPAAYAFSFMKFAGRKQMLAFMLFAQMFPSLVGMVAIYKIMSSLGLVNLAGMILIYAGSSVPFYTWFLKGYMDTIPKTLVEASIMDGAGHFKTFVKVILPLAKPALGVIAFMAFLVPYNDFILPSFMLEYPDTTLVYGLATLAGIGGRAPDYPLLAAGVLLASIPLLVVFLIFQRYLIMGLTRGAIK, from the coding sequence ATGAAGAAAGAGAAGCTGGAAATTTTGCTCAGTCATTTTATGCTGATCATCGTCGTTTTGGCCGTGTTGTTCCCGGTCTTCTTTATATTTACGGCCTCTCTCAGAAGCACGTTCATACCGCCGAGCCTTATGCCCGAATCCATAACTTTCCAAAACTTCGTGAAGTTATTCCGTGAGCAGCACTTCATCCTTTGGGCGGTGAATACGGCTATAATCTGTCTTGGAACGATAATTCTAACCTTTGTGATGATATGTCCGGCAGCATACGCCTTCTCTTTTATGAAGTTTGCCGGGCGTAAACAGATGCTTGCCTTTATGCTTTTTGCTCAAATGTTCCCCTCGCTGGTCGGAATGGTCGCTATATACAAGATAATGAGCAGCTTGGGTTTAGTTAACTTGGCCGGAATGATACTCATCTATGCGGGTTCAAGTGTCCCGTTCTATACTTGGTTCTTAAAGGGATACATGGATACCATACCGAAAACACTCGTAGAAGCATCGATTATGGACGGAGCCGGACACTTCAAGACTTTCGTAAAAGTAATACTTCCCCTCGCAAAACCGGCTCTAGGAGTGATAGCCTTTATGGCGTTCTTGGTCCCATACAACGACTTTATACTTCCGTCTTTCATGCTCGAGTATCCTGACACGACTCTCGTCTATGGCTTAGCGACTTTGGCCGGAATAGGCGGAAGAGCTCCAGATTATCCGCTTTTGGCTGCGGGCGTTTTGCTAGCCTCGATTCCGCTTTTGGTGGTCTTTCTTATCTTCCAGAGGTATCTGATAATGGGCCTCACGCGCGGAGCTATCAAATGA
- a CDS encoding maltose ABC transporter substrate-binding protein, which yields MRLSRTPGLFTYMLLAVVAFVILIPTRQMLIPRGEITLWIGLVRSEVEAVENLVKIFEKEEGTTVRVVWVANIEDLRSRYRVGVPIGKGPDVLLGPHDWIGEFAEMGVIAPITDEYFPESEKSKFFEKALSAVTYENKIWGFPCLMESLVLIYNSGLVENTFEDWEDLLNYAKSVRRPDFFGFYYPHVDPYYSFPIMSGYGAYVFGDEENVENIGLANPGAIDGARFIQQMVKDGVLPIDTTLNPYSVREYFKAGRAAVIIDGPWAFEEIRRAGITYRISNFPKLPNGEYPKTFVGVQVCMVNPKSKNFETAMNLAKFLSSENSQRTLHQAGWRIPSRLDVLAEMENKEEVRIVLAQIENGIIMPKIPEMDSVWTPWTNALKMIVLGQDPASTLEEAVQQMKESIAKRR from the coding sequence GTGAGGTTGAGTCGAACACCTGGGCTCTTCACATATATGTTGCTTGCAGTTGTTGCTTTTGTAATCCTCATCCCTACTAGACAAATGCTAATACCCAGAGGTGAAATCACGCTCTGGATTGGATTAGTCAGGAGCGAAGTCGAAGCTGTTGAGAATCTCGTCAAAATCTTTGAGAAAGAAGAAGGAACCACCGTAAGAGTTGTCTGGGTAGCAAACATCGAAGATCTAAGATCGAGATACCGAGTTGGTGTTCCCATCGGAAAGGGACCAGATGTTTTGCTCGGTCCACATGACTGGATAGGAGAGTTTGCAGAAATGGGCGTTATCGCCCCAATCACGGACGAATATTTCCCCGAAAGCGAGAAAAGCAAATTCTTTGAAAAGGCTCTTTCTGCGGTAACATATGAAAACAAGATATGGGGTTTTCCATGCCTGATGGAGAGCTTAGTTTTAATTTACAATTCTGGCTTGGTTGAGAACACTTTTGAAGACTGGGAGGACCTTCTCAATTATGCGAAATCCGTGAGAAGACCTGACTTCTTTGGTTTCTATTATCCACATGTCGATCCTTATTACTCTTTTCCGATTATGTCGGGCTACGGGGCATATGTTTTCGGGGATGAAGAGAATGTTGAAAATATAGGACTCGCAAATCCCGGCGCCATTGATGGCGCACGATTCATCCAGCAAATGGTAAAGGACGGTGTCCTACCGATAGATACTACTCTTAATCCCTACTCGGTGCGTGAGTATTTCAAAGCGGGCAGGGCGGCTGTGATAATCGATGGACCTTGGGCCTTCGAGGAAATAAGAAGAGCGGGAATAACCTATAGGATATCAAACTTTCCGAAGCTCCCGAACGGAGAATATCCGAAAACGTTTGTGGGGGTTCAAGTCTGCATGGTCAACCCAAAATCCAAGAACTTTGAAACAGCGATGAATCTTGCGAAATTCCTCAGTAGTGAAAATTCCCAAAGAACTCTGCATCAGGCCGGCTGGAGAATCCCAAGCAGACTTGATGTGCTTGCTGAAATGGAAAATAAGGAAGAGGTTAGAATAGTTCTCGCCCAGATAGAGAATGGAATAATAATGCCCAAAATCCCTGAAATGGACAGTGTGTGGACGCCTTGGACAAACGCTCTGAAGATGATCGTCCTAGGGCAGGATCCTGCATCCACGTTGGAGGAGGCTGTGCAACAGATGAAAGAGTCGATAGCGAAGAGAAGGTGA